TACAGCAGAAGCGACCCGTTTTCAGCACCACTCCTTTTCCAGCCCCGGCGGAAGATTGAAAGCGGCTAAATGTCAATCAAAAATGCGGATTTTAGGTTTTCCATGAAATCCATTTGGAAGAAGAGCCTGTTAAGATTCGTCACCATTGTGCGATGCTCTGGAAAACCAGGGGGGTGCTTTCAAAAGCCAGACACATAAAGTACTAGAATTTTCTATTGAACCAGAAAAAGATATAGGAAAGCGGATACACACAACTCTAAGCAGGCTACGTTCGCCTCAAAATCTTATTCACTCCGGCACAAGCAGATTAGTGTTCAAAGACTTTCGACGCCTTGTTATCATCGACATTGGCGTCACCATTTGTGGGACTATAGATACTTCTATCGAAGCCGGTTGATTTATATCTCAGTGGTGGCTTCTTTGCTTCCGTTAACGACGGTGGAATTCATTAGCCAAGTATATAGGGCGTTTCAGACCCGGACAgcgctcttcgtcgtcgaaCTGAGACTTAGCTTTCAAGTCTCTCCACGTGGGCGTCGTTGTCTTCCATGGGTAGCCAATTGATGTGAGCATTCCGTTTGACGTGGACGGTGCGGAGTGCCTGTCGACCGTCTTGTTCCAGGGAGTCCACACTTTCTCGCCTGCTACCAGCAGTCCCTGTGGAAAAGTGCGTAGGAGAGTGGTTAGGCGGTGTTTTTTgccgagaggcagaggcaagagagTGAAAAAAAACCCAAACGGATACAAACAACATTGCTAATGGTGTCGCCCACGGTCCCTGGTTTTGCTGTGACCATCCAAAAACATAGTTTCTGCGTTGCGTGGCGCTCGACTGGCTAAGTGAAGATGGTTGATTGAAGTGTACACGTATTACCCCCCATTTCTGCAGACCgactctcctctttcccattttttcgtctttttctaTGGAGTAGCAACCCGAAACAAATTCGACCCTCGAGGGCTTTCAGAACTCTTCGGCGTGCAGGCCACGCACGGAAGCCTGACACAGAGGTGACtcgaggacggcgacaggCTGCTTTGTTCCTTTGGCGGCTTCTGGCTAGGCATACCTCACGGTTAACCCTTACCTATTCCTTTGTTTATACCTGAAATAGTCCATGCAACCGAATCTTCGCTTTCACTCGATGTCTCCTGTTCTGGGGGTCAAGTCGGTGCAAAGCTCTAGTAGCCAAACAGGACCGAGGGAACTACACGACATGCTGCACAACTGTTTCGATGCATACGTAGTTCCTCCTTAGATACAACCACGAAAGGCAAGTGATTCCTGGTTCTCGTCTCTTTATCCTCTTTCACCGTCGGACCGATCCCGGCTGGATGCATCTGCTTTGCGCAGAGCTGTGGAAACCTCGGCGCGCGCCTTGGCGGTCGCCATCCGCCGCGACGGTGTGCGTGGAGCTGCACACTGCAAATGTGCGACGTTGACAGCCAATTCGCTATCAGCAAAACGCTCCTGCGTTGCTCTCCGTGTCCTTTTGGAAAGACAGCAACAAAACGTGAAGTGTTTGCGTCCACAGCTCCGCAACGCTGACCTGCGCGAACCTGCCAGTGACTCTGTGCTCGCCACAGCCGTGCGCTCTTTTTCGTGACTCGCCGAAACTTTGAGAAAGCCTGTATCGCAAACGTTGCTTGCAGTTAACTCCCTCGAGTCTTCTTGTTTCCCAATACACGCACGGTTTCGCACTCTTCTTCGGTTTTTACTCGTCCCCGAGCTCGACGCCCAGCtcaccgccttctcgcgtcttccggtGCGACGAGCTACCCGTCTAACATCTATCTTCTTCTTTTCAAGGACTCACCAAGGTATTCCACCGGGTTGCGTTTTTTTTGCGCCTTGCACTTTCTCTCCATGGAAGTTCGGGTTCTGCTTTTCGAAACCCTTACCATAGCAGGGTTCGTCAATCTTTCCTCCACTGTGTTCCCTTTCCGTCGTTCGTccccgttcttttcttcttctcatcgccgtctctcctctctagcGGTTTCCCCAgcgccgtctcgctgccCGTCCTTGACTCTCCCTTTCGACACTTCCGCACTgaccgtcctctctcttcccttgtgtcggtttcctctctttctgtgcgtctccttccaaCTCCGACCTTCCTAGTGCTCCTGTGTCTTCCGTCCCCTCTTACTCTCATCGCTAGTCCGTCTTTGGTGTCGCTCGAACATTTCCGCactccctcctctttccctcctttcccttccttctctttgcttcctcttttcaCATggtctgctctctcttcccctgcgTTGCCTGCTCTTCCCCGGTCGGGTCCCCATCttcggcttcgtcttctctttgcgtGTTTCCGATTTCTGTTTTTTACGTCTCAGGCAGCATGGCGTCTCCATCTTGTATCCACGCCGGagagcgcctgcggcgcctcaTGCAGAAAAAGTGCATCATGCTTCCAGGAGCTCACAACGGCATCACGGCGCGTCTAGCTGCCGAGGCAGGCTTTGAAGGCCTCTATGTCTCTGGAGCTGCTCTCAGTGCATCACAAGGTGTCCCCGATATCGGTCTCCTAGGGCTAGATGACTTCACACGCGCAATCGCACAAGCCTCCGCAGTGACCAGCCTCCCTGTTCTCGCCGGTGAGGGTCCGCGGACCTATCATTCAATACGCTACTTCAATCTACTGTCCGGTCCCTCtgctttctgttttttcccttaTTCATCTCCCGTCGCGTCCTCTCACGGTCCTTTACGTGTTCTGATCTTTGTCGACCTTTTTTCAGTCGCATATCTTTTCTCacttctcgttcttcgtcttcctggcCGAGACCTCCCGAGACTCTcttccgcccttctcgccctgGCGGCGTTTATTGTTCTTTTCGAGTTTACCTTTGTCTGCCCTTCCCCTCGTGCGCCTTTgggtcttctctgttctcttctaTCTCCGTTTCTTCAGTTCCGAACCTTCCCTCACTTGCCTCGTGATTTAGCTCCTGAcgtgctcttcttcctcttctctctttctttcgtcttgctcctctttttcttcgcccgtctccttgcttctctgtcgctctccttctctgtcgcctctctctctccttctctctctcttctctctctccttctctgtcgcctctctctctcctgtctctctctcctgtctctctccttcctcctgtcccgcgcttcctctttctcctctcctgccttctattcttctctctctcttcgttttcttctctctttcttctcgctgcgttcTTCGCCAGATGCCGACACTGGCTTCGGCGGTCCTGAGATGGTTCGGCGCACTGTCTTCGCGTACAACCAGGCGGGCGCGGCCGGGCTACACATCGAGGATCAACTCTTGCCGAAGAAATGCGGGCATCTGGAGGGGAAGCAGTTGATTCCTATTGAAGCGATGGAGGAGAAAATCAAAGCCGCCGTGGGTGCTGCGCAGGACTGCTCGCGCGGCGACTTCATCATCTGCGCGCGCACAGACGCCCGCGGCGCCGATGGTGCGTGCGCCATCGCTTTGGgggggaaaaacgagagaagaaaaggaagaagctgaagtTTGTATTacaggaaggcgaagcgacaagagaggaagaagaggatgaagcCGGGCGGGgtgcggaggaggcgaatcCAGGCGTTGCGGATCGATGCTTGCGAGGACAGAGGCCACGGGGGTCGGTGTCCATACAGGGCGAAGCAGACTGGAGACGAGCCGAAGGGAAGGATGCATGGTCCAGCACAGACCACTACACCGAATTCTGAAGAGATACTCTGAGGAACGAACGCAGAACCTATAAGGGTACTGGATCCTGTAAAAGACACTCAAGATCTAAACCGCGAGTCCAACTCGTATCTATTCCCCCCAGCAAACACgacaaaaacgaagacgagagaatcCGGGAAGATCTGGAAAGTCGATCGGGGAGCCTTTTGCGAGTTGCTCCtcgacttccttctcctggtcctctctctgtgttcgcCCTCAGGTCTTGACGCCGCTGTGGAGCGAGCGGTCCGGTATACCCAAGCTGGCGCCGATATGATTTTCCCTGAGGGGTTGCAAACAGAGGTAAGAGAATGGGAAGGAGAACGGGGGGGACGGAAGGGTCACCGCGAGGCCAGAGCTCTGGTAAGACTCTGCCCTCAAAtacgagaaggaaagagatgaAGCCAACATATACAGGGtgcgggagaggaagaaaacaagcAAACTagagaaactggagaaggggggggggtcgcCGAGTGACGTTGAGCGTGGCGGAAgtgggaagaaaaacagagtgGAAGTGAAGAGAAATACAGACATCTGTGCGATGGGACAGAAACAGGCAACGAAGGCACCGCGAGGCCGTTCCCCTCATGCGGGGTGCTACGCAATGGCTACCTAGTGTTCATCTACCTCTGCCGTTCTTTGTCTGTCCCTCTTTGCCTCAGTAGTGTTTTCTATCGTTCttgttctgtctttcctgcgCGAATTCCGAGGGCTTTTCTCATCCCGGGAGTTTCTCCCAGTCTGGCCCGGGTTTCCGTGGCGCCCGCGTTTATCGGATTCACACACGCTTTGTCTCCACGGACAGCTAGCCCTGATCTACGCGTTTTTTATGTCCGTATCTCGCCAGCCGTCCTGGTGGGCGGGTCGATGAAATCGCATTAGGTGGGCCGTGCGCCTGGTatcgtctgcgtcttttgCTCAGGCGGAATTCCAAGCATTTGCACACGCTCTGTCCGTCTTGCCCGGGAAAGCCCCCTTCGGAGGCCCTTATCTTCTCGCAAATATGACAGAATTCGGGAAAACACCCATGACGGAACTTGCCGCCTTCGAGAGTATTGGCTACCACTGCGTTATCTACCCCGTATCTCCCCTCAGAGTCGCCATGAAAAGCATCAAAGTGAGACCAGCTTGCGACACTTATATATGCACCCAtcgcctgtttctcgtgCGGTGTCCCTCTCCAAATATATGCCTTAGGCATAGACGTATATACATAATGCGAGCACTTGACTTGGAGGGTCTGCCGATACTCCCATCTGTGCTTGTCTGGACCTcgtacacatacacatactTACAtctatatgtacatatatatgtgtatatgtatgaCCCGCGGAGCAAAATATGGAGGCTCGTTTCGTGCAGATGCTTGCTTCTGCTCAGGACATGCTGATCCACTTGCGCAAAGACGGCTCTGTAGGACAGAGTTTGGAAAAGATGTATACACGACAGGTAAAGCTGCGCCATAGGGAGGGAAGTTGCATGAGAAGTGGACCTCTCCTTTGGACGTGCATGCACTACTGGTGTCAGCCGATATCAAATCGGacgttctctccgtcttccggATTTGTGTGCAagcgtcttttcttcctcgctttttccctctttggTGTGTCTACACTTCTGgtctgtcgttctctctttgtccacTCGTTTTgcccctctcttctgcggcCTCTGacatcttctctctcttgtctctccccgccgtCACGCGTAGGCATTCGTTTGCCCTCTtgttgtctcttttccctttcgtaCAGGACTTGTATTCCACTCTCCGGTACCGGCCGATGGAGCCGTGGACGTATCCCTCTCCGAGCGCACCAAAGACCAAACAGttggaagacgacgaggactAGGCTGTTTCAGGCTTGGCAtatcttttcttttctcgctctctccgaaGAGGATGCAGTGAGACAGGTTCACGCGGGGACCGGACGCCTtgagggcgaagaaaaggaagacagaaaaaggagatgGTCGAGGCGGCACACCGTGAGACCACCGGAGACCGACAGAGCACCAGCTTTTCGTCGTGCCACGAGGGACGAGccgaaagcgaaggagagaacccgagggacgagaagaaagctcaggagagaaggcgagggccgataagacagaaaagaagagaaggcgaggttTTGTCGGCCCGGTAGCCGGCAGCACAGAGATGAGGAAGGGGAGATGACACAAgtcggagaggagaaaagtgGAATCTTTGCGGCGTTCCAGTCCGCGCAGAGTCTTACCTGGTCGAACAGTGCAGAtaaggaaaagaagggaaaaggaagagaaggaaccaTCAAGGCTCGACAGAAACGCAGAGCTAGAttcagagaaaacgaaagaagacaagaggagagaaggaacatgAAATGACGCGGCAAGGATCCGGCAGAGGAGGGGGTTCAGGGAAGATGCTGGAGAAGCGTggggagaggcaagaaaacCGAAACGCGTGCCTCGAACGTGCAGAGAGGGAATAGAAGATAAAGGATCAGGAGGGTCATTCAGTCTTTCTCCTTTCAAGGAACGACCGGtcaaggacgaggaaggggggGAGGGTGCGCCGactttgcctttttttcgtgttGCCACTGTTCCGAGTTTGACACGCAggttcctttcctttctctccacttgaCATTGCacagaggaggcggaaaTTACAGGTTTGCTGTCTGCGTATGGTGTGGAAAAAGAATCTCTGCGAGACACTGTTCTTCTGTCTGCTTAGCACCTGCAGGGGGGGGACGTGGCAACGTGAAAAactcttctcgttttcgtaCAGCTTCAGAGACCCGCACGAAAAtggacggggaagaaactGTGTCTTCCTTTAAGGTGCCGTGGTGAAAAGTAAGAGATGTGCGACTTTTCGGAACGTCACGCTCGAGGGTGcgttcgcgttctcctctttcatctgtctccttttcctgcaaacctttttctcgccgagGAAACGATCCCGTACGCAACACGCGCTACGCGTTTCTACCGTCTCCAGGGAACCTTTGAttcgcgtctgcttccttccttcACGCGCTTTTATTTTGCTCAGCAACGAACCACGCTTCGAAAAAAACGGCTAATGCACCGAGAAGTCTCTAGTTTTTTCACTTCGCGCCTGGCCGAAAGCGAACCAGGACTCCTCAGATTTTCCCCCCACTGACAAATTGCTCTGCTGCCTACATGCAGAAGCTGCTACGTGcaaaagaaacgcgcgacgcCAGGAGAGATTTCTAACCTGAGCCCTACAAACGCCCCTCGCGGATCACGACATTGCAGGTTTCACAAAAAACTATTTCCTCTAAAGAGCGGGGCGCCCACACGCACAATGCAGCTACAAACACAAACTCGGAATTACAAAAAGGCTTCCTagaacatatatatatatatatatatatatatatatatatatatttatatacgtatatatatatatatatatccgcCTATACGTGCCCGAAGATGCATATCATATGTATACGCGTccgaatatatatatatatatatatatttctgcAGCGGTGTTGTCTTGAAAAGAGCTCCACTGCGTTTTTGTCGTCATTTACTGTGCCGATTTGCCTCCTAAAGCGCGTCCCGTCAGCATGTCAGCTAGGGAGGGCCTTTGGCCCTGTCTTCCGTGACGCATTTCTTTCTCGGTGGTCCTGGATTCTAGACGCCAACGGGACCGCAGGCACGAGTCTCGGAAAACGGTTTTCCGCATTTCCACCCCCACCTCCGCTTTTTTTTTGAGATATATGTCTCacggctttctctctttttctctgcatcttGCTGCGCGCTGTCCTtgcgttcttctttccctgtaTGCACTTTCCTTGCTTCCCAAGGACGCGACCCTTCTTGAACCGCGTTCCGCACCCAGAAACTtgctcctcgtcctctctctctcctctgtgtgtctcctctgtctcgttctctcctctgtctcttctttccctcctctccttctttctccttttctctccgctgtctctcatctcttctcccgctcgtttctttccgcgttttGAGACGAGCAGACTCGtggcctgtctcgcctccgcgttcTGCCTGGTTTCTCTCTAAAGCGCCTCTACAGGAGTAGCTGGACATCCAGCGGGTTGTCGGCAATCACATGCAGCATCCAGGGACGTGAGCTTGGCGGCTCTTCCTTGCGTCTTCCCTCCTGGCGATGGAGGTAGTGAAGCGCCGCCTCTCGACTGTGGGCGTAGACTGGGCATCCGTCtgcatcttcctctccgttcagCGTCGAAATGAAAATCACGTATGGTGAGAGAGGATCCAAAAGCTCCACGGAGGAGACATTGACTACTCCCTGACGCAAAAAGACACAGGCGGCACAAGTCGCACACGGACCTGTCTGATTCGCCATGTCTCTGAGAGACGCTTCAAAACGCTCGTGAGAAAAGCGGCGCAAGCAACTCGCGTGAGCACCTGAAGCCGACGGcaccttttcccttttctgtttccagAAAACGTCTACGCAAAGGAAATGCCCAGTGGGTTTCACGCCCCGAAAAAACGATCCCCTCTggcaaagagacaagaaaccaCATGTCGAGGACAGCAACAAGAAGGCTCTGCGGGGCAACGGAAAGAAGCGTTTTCACCCGCAGCCCTTTTCTCGTGGCTTCAGTGTCTCTCGAAGCGCGCCGTTGATTTCCTCGATTGCACGCGCTTTCCCTCGTAGACCGGCAACGCACCTCCGCCCGGTCTTCTCGCCCGAAGCCGAGACGCGGAATCGCGAGAAACACGGCCATCCTAAACAAAAACACTTCTCCTACGACCGCGCgctccgcttctccttcccccggctgtcttgctgtctctgccttcctcgtctttgtgtttcttgctttcttcttcctcgctttctccttctttttctgttttctcacCTGCTTTTGGAAGAGGTCTTgagcggcagaagaagccGTGTGGCCGTCCTCACTCAGGCCGCCGTCGAGGTCGCTTCGAATGACAAAGTGCAGCTTTTTCTGACTCTTCCGCTCGTCACGTTCTCGCTcagcgcgctctctctctgctgtctccgtgtaGCGATACACCGTgagagacgggaacgcgTCGCGCGGTTCCGGCGGCCCTGGCAACTGAAGCCGAAGTGCAACCtgtgcagaaaaaacgagaagaaaccttcttgttcttccccGGCGCTCTCCAAAGCAAGCCAAACATACAAAAGTACACCCCCGGTGGACATACATAtactatacatatatactgCGGCACATATAATATATCCACCGCAAACCTTCATGAACTAACACGCATACAaacacacgtatatatatatatatatatatacatataagtACATATaagcacatatatatgtacctgTATGTGAGTCTACGCCTGTCTCTGATCACGATTTTAGATCGGTTGGTACAGAATATCAAATCTAACACGAATTAACTGAGTTAAATGATACAGGGTTGAACTGTGTAAATTTCACGCTCTGTCTCGTGGGGGTTTTCTAGCATTTTTCTTTCCTTACGAGGGTGGGGCCTTGCACTTGCAGGGCGACTCTCGACCAGACttggtgcatgcatttgcggCCATCTACGACGCGGTAaaagagcggcgaaggcggcggaaTCGCGTAAGGTTGCGGGAGGAGCATGGGCCGCGGCTTCGCGACGTTCCCCggcacatgcagagacagctggaaaTTGTCCAAATCGTCCGGTCTGAATGTTGAGGGAATAATCGTGTACGTCGCCGCATCCAAACGCGCCTTCAGCATGCAACACCCCGCCCGGTACGGCCCCGTCGACAACGCCTTGCCGGTGCGCAGCAACCGCGCAGTCGCGACGCGGTTCTTGAACAAGCGCAAATTCACTGAATGCTCCTGAACAAAAAGCAACCACCCACGCAGATCGGCCACGGAGCCACATCACTCattcatatacatacagatatatatatatatatatatatatatcgttGATTATATATACAGGCAGATAGATATatttgcatgtatatatgcatgcatgagacaaaaaagacgaagatgGACCCGAGCATTTTTCGGCTGTACGCGTCTCGTGCTCACTTGCGGCGactcgaggaagaaaatCGCATCGCACGGCTGGGGGACTTTCAGGCGAATGTGCGGATTCGTGAAATACCTCCACAAATCGTTCGAGCACCCGCCCGCCGTGGTCGGGCCCCAACTGCCTGTACACATAAGAACCACAGAAACTATCCGAAGGCAGAAGACATCGACAATCGTAAATCAGTGGGATTAAAATGGCACGTGAAACTGCAGACAGTTCTCAGGTATCCCTCGCCTATCGGTCACACTTCACACGCTCACTTCGATAAATATATATCTCACACATATCTATcgatctccctctctgtatgaatatatatatatatatatatatatatgggcgTTGGTGTCCTCGTTGCGCCCGTTGAGCACGGCATCAGGCGACTGGTGTCGTCTCCTGAca
This region of Neospora caninum Liverpool complete genome, chromosome Ia genomic DNA includes:
- a CDS encoding carboxyvinyl-carboxyphosphonate phosphorylmutase protein, related, producing MASPSCIHAGERLRRLMQKKCIMLPGAHNGITARLAAEAGFEGLYVSGAALSASQGVPDIGLLGLDDFTRAIAQASAVTSLPVLADADTGFGGPEMVRRTVFAYNQAGAAGLHIEDQLLPKKCGHLEGKQLIPIEAMEEKIKAAVGAAQDCSRGDFIICARTDARGADGLDAAVERAVRYTQAGADMIFPEGLQTEAEFQAFAHALSVLPGKAPFGGPYLLANMTEFGKTPMTELAAFESIGYHCVIYPVSPLRVAMKSIKDMLIHLRKDGSVGQSLEKMYTRQDLYSTLRYRPMEPWTYPSPSAPKTKQLEDDED